A stretch of Bradyrhizobium sp. AZCC 2262 DNA encodes these proteins:
- a CDS encoding sensor histidine kinase — translation MLVDISERRQAETQQRLLLDELNHRTKNNMQMLQSLLFSAARTAHSEEARKVLNEASARIAAMAAAQRVLYGRSDASRFDAKEFLPAVCQTIRQLLPPEARIECGAAHGVLSNDVAMPLALILNELLTNAVKHGIKDHARECVRVSLTEHDGQLALCVEDEGEGFDLEEARKNSSGLQLVLGLARQLRGTLCITKNPSRACLEFPASKI, via the coding sequence ATGCTGGTGGATATCAGTGAACGGCGGCAGGCGGAAACCCAGCAGCGGCTTCTGCTCGATGAACTCAATCACCGCACCAAGAACAACATGCAGATGCTGCAGTCGCTGCTGTTCTCCGCGGCAAGAACCGCGCACAGCGAGGAGGCGCGGAAGGTCCTGAACGAAGCCAGCGCGCGGATCGCGGCGATGGCGGCGGCGCAACGCGTGCTGTACGGCCGCAGCGATGCAAGTCGGTTCGATGCGAAAGAATTTCTGCCGGCGGTCTGCCAGACCATCCGGCAATTGCTGCCGCCGGAGGCGCGCATCGAGTGTGGCGCAGCGCACGGCGTGCTGTCCAACGACGTGGCGATGCCGCTCGCGCTGATACTGAACGAGCTTCTGACAAACGCCGTTAAGCACGGCATCAAGGATCATGCGAGAGAGTGCGTCCGGGTCAGCTTGACGGAGCATGACGGGCAGCTCGCGCTCTGCGTCGAGGATGAGGGCGAGGGGTTCGACCTGGAAGAGGCGCGCAAGAACTCATCCGGACTGCAGCTCGTCCTCGGCCTCGCGCGCCAGCTGCGCGGGACGCTTTGCATCACGAAAAATCCGTCGCGGGCGTGCCTCGAGTTCCCCGCTTCAAAAATCTAG